A window of Strix aluco isolate bStrAlu1 chromosome 2, bStrAlu1.hap1, whole genome shotgun sequence contains these coding sequences:
- the ZDHHC23 gene encoding palmitoyltransferase ZDHHC23 isoform X2 encodes MEEPLCCCEYVDRRGERNHLAACCCDCEDLDEGCERWLTCKSLPPGALERIADTVADRVRVPWFAGAVKIKVSLVPPLVLLPVFLHVAALHFLLGLVILTSLPVVVLWYYYLTHRRKERTLFFLSLGLFSLGYMYYVFLQEVVPRGHVGHSQVVALTGGLVLMLAALSRAKKDPGYLPIPASDEKSSQRGLPNKGVRGSSNGLHGVTPSGAAGSRAVNGETKGYSRVSAEEPEGVKKDWCMKCQLVRPARAGHCRLCGRINSCVGEQNHQAFILALSFFMLTSVYGITLTLHTVCRGRTPFVALFYCPGAYSDYSSALSFTCVWYCAIVTAGMGYILLIQLLNISYNVTEREARLALRDNTGRRLLGGLVIDTGQYNRGFLCNWGHFLSLGSSPPQRSAEDIV; translated from the exons ATGGAGGAGCCGCTCTGCTGCTGCGAGTACGTGGACCGGAGAGGCGAGAGGAACCACCTGGCGGCGTGTTGTTGCGACTGCGAGGACCTGGACGAGGGCTGCGAGAG GTGGCTGACGTGCAAATCCCTGCCGCCGGGAGCTCTGGAAAGAATCGCCGACACCGTCGCGGACCGGGTGCGGGTCCCTTGGTTCGCGGGGGCCGTGAAGATCAAGGTCAGCCTCGTGCCGCCCCTCGTTCTGCTGCCGGTCTTTCTCCACGTCGCGGCTCTGCACTTCCTGCTGGGGCTCGTTATCTTGACCTCTCTGCCCGTGGTCGTGCTGTGGTATTACTACCTCACCCACAGGAGGAAGGAGCGGACTCTCTTCTTCTTGAGCCTGGGGCTCTTCTCCTTGGGCTACATGTACTATGTGTTTCTCCAGGAGGTGGTTCCCCGAGGACACGTGGGGCATTCCCAGGTGGTCGCTCTCACGGGCGGGTTAGTTCTGATGCTGGCAGCCCTGTCTCGAGCCAAGAAAGACCCCGGCTACCTTCCCATCCCAGCAAGCGACGAGAAGTCATCTCAACGGGGTTTGCCCAACAAGGGTGTTAGAGGGAGCTCCAACGGGCTCCACGGCGTCACCCCATCGGGAGCCGCCGGCAGCCGGGCTGTGAATGGGGAGACCAAAGGCTATTCCAGGGTGTCAGCGGAGGAGCCGGAAGGCGTGAAAAAGGACTGGTGCATGAAATGCCAGCTGGTCAGACCGGCCCGAGCAGGGCACTGCCGGCTTTGTGGCAG gATTAACAGCTGCGTAGGGGAGCAGAACCACCAAGCGTTCATCCTTGCACTCTCCTTCTTCATGCTCACCTCTGTGTATGGGATTACGCTGACCCTACACACCGTCTGTAGGGGCCGAACTCCATTTGTGGCGCTGTTCTACTGCCCCGGGGCCTACTCTGACTACAG ctctgctctgtcgTTCACCTGTGTGTGGTACTGTGCCATTGTAACAGCTGGCATGGGATACATCCTCCTTATCCAGCTGTTGAACATCAGCTACAACGTGACCGAGAGGGAAGCTCGGCTGGCTCTGCGGGACAACACTGGGCGCAGGCTCCTGGGTGGGTTAGTGATAGACACTGGCCAGTATAACAGGGGTTTCCTATGCAACTGGGGCCATTTCTTGAGCCTGGGGTCTTCTCCTCCACAGCGCTCTGCTGAAGACATCGTGTGA
- the ZDHHC23 gene encoding palmitoyltransferase ZDHHC23 isoform X3 → MEEPLCCCEYVDRRGERNHLAACCCDCEDLDEGCERWLTCKSLPPGALERIADTVADRVRVPWFAGAVKIKEVVPRGHVGHSQVVALTGGLVLMLAALSRAKKDPGYLPIPASDEKSSQRGLPNKGVRGSSNGLHGVTPSGAAGSRAVNGETKGYSRVSAEEPEGVKKDWCMKCQLVRPARAGHCRLCGRCVRRLDHHCVWINSCVGEQNHQAFILALSFFMLTSVYGITLTLHTVCRGRTPFVALFYCPGAYSDYSSALSFTCVWYCAIVTAGMGYILLIQLLNISYNVTEREARLALRDNTGRRLLGGLVIDTGQYNRGFLCNWGHFLSLGSSPPQRSAEDIV, encoded by the exons ATGGAGGAGCCGCTCTGCTGCTGCGAGTACGTGGACCGGAGAGGCGAGAGGAACCACCTGGCGGCGTGTTGTTGCGACTGCGAGGACCTGGACGAGGGCTGCGAGAG GTGGCTGACGTGCAAATCCCTGCCGCCGGGAGCTCTGGAAAGAATCGCCGACACCGTCGCGGACCGGGTGCGGGTCCCTTGGTTCGCGGGGGCCGTGAAGATCAAG GAGGTGGTTCCCCGAGGACACGTGGGGCATTCCCAGGTGGTCGCTCTCACGGGCGGGTTAGTTCTGATGCTGGCAGCCCTGTCTCGAGCCAAGAAAGACCCCGGCTACCTTCCCATCCCAGCAAGCGACGAGAAGTCATCTCAACGGGGTTTGCCCAACAAGGGTGTTAGAGGGAGCTCCAACGGGCTCCACGGCGTCACCCCATCGGGAGCCGCCGGCAGCCGGGCTGTGAATGGGGAGACCAAAGGCTATTCCAGGGTGTCAGCGGAGGAGCCGGAAGGCGTGAAAAAGGACTGGTGCATGAAATGCCAGCTGGTCAGACCGGCCCGAGCAGGGCACTGCCGGCTTTGTGGCAGGTGTGTAAGGAGACTGGACCATCACTGTGTCTG gATTAACAGCTGCGTAGGGGAGCAGAACCACCAAGCGTTCATCCTTGCACTCTCCTTCTTCATGCTCACCTCTGTGTATGGGATTACGCTGACCCTACACACCGTCTGTAGGGGCCGAACTCCATTTGTGGCGCTGTTCTACTGCCCCGGGGCCTACTCTGACTACAG ctctgctctgtcgTTCACCTGTGTGTGGTACTGTGCCATTGTAACAGCTGGCATGGGATACATCCTCCTTATCCAGCTGTTGAACATCAGCTACAACGTGACCGAGAGGGAAGCTCGGCTGGCTCTGCGGGACAACACTGGGCGCAGGCTCCTGGGTGGGTTAGTGATAGACACTGGCCAGTATAACAGGGGTTTCCTATGCAACTGGGGCCATTTCTTGAGCCTGGGGTCTTCTCCTCCACAGCGCTCTGCTGAAGACATCGTGTGA
- the ZDHHC23 gene encoding palmitoyltransferase ZDHHC23 isoform X4: MEEPLCCCEYVDRRGERNHLAACCCDCEDLDEGCERWLTCKSLPPGALERIADTVADRVRVPWFAGAVKIKVSLVPPLVLLPVFLHVAALHFLLGLVILTSLPVVVLWYYYLTHRRKERTLFFLSLGLFSLGYMYYVFLQEVVPRGHVGHSQVVALTGGLVLMLAALSRAKKDPGYLPIPASDEKSSQRGLPNKGVRGSSNGLHGVTPSGAAGSRAVNGETKGYSRVSAEEPEGVKKDWCMKCQLVRPARAGHCRLCGRCVRRLDHHCVWINSCVGEQNHQAFILALSFFMLTSVYGITLTLHTVCRGRTPFVALFYCPGAYSDYSALLKTSCDTPLSADDVD; the protein is encoded by the exons ATGGAGGAGCCGCTCTGCTGCTGCGAGTACGTGGACCGGAGAGGCGAGAGGAACCACCTGGCGGCGTGTTGTTGCGACTGCGAGGACCTGGACGAGGGCTGCGAGAG GTGGCTGACGTGCAAATCCCTGCCGCCGGGAGCTCTGGAAAGAATCGCCGACACCGTCGCGGACCGGGTGCGGGTCCCTTGGTTCGCGGGGGCCGTGAAGATCAAGGTCAGCCTCGTGCCGCCCCTCGTTCTGCTGCCGGTCTTTCTCCACGTCGCGGCTCTGCACTTCCTGCTGGGGCTCGTTATCTTGACCTCTCTGCCCGTGGTCGTGCTGTGGTATTACTACCTCACCCACAGGAGGAAGGAGCGGACTCTCTTCTTCTTGAGCCTGGGGCTCTTCTCCTTGGGCTACATGTACTATGTGTTTCTCCAGGAGGTGGTTCCCCGAGGACACGTGGGGCATTCCCAGGTGGTCGCTCTCACGGGCGGGTTAGTTCTGATGCTGGCAGCCCTGTCTCGAGCCAAGAAAGACCCCGGCTACCTTCCCATCCCAGCAAGCGACGAGAAGTCATCTCAACGGGGTTTGCCCAACAAGGGTGTTAGAGGGAGCTCCAACGGGCTCCACGGCGTCACCCCATCGGGAGCCGCCGGCAGCCGGGCTGTGAATGGGGAGACCAAAGGCTATTCCAGGGTGTCAGCGGAGGAGCCGGAAGGCGTGAAAAAGGACTGGTGCATGAAATGCCAGCTGGTCAGACCGGCCCGAGCAGGGCACTGCCGGCTTTGTGGCAGGTGTGTAAGGAGACTGGACCATCACTGTGTCTG gATTAACAGCTGCGTAGGGGAGCAGAACCACCAAGCGTTCATCCTTGCACTCTCCTTCTTCATGCTCACCTCTGTGTATGGGATTACGCTGACCCTACACACCGTCTGTAGGGGCCGAACTCCATTTGTGGCGCTGTTCTACTGCCCCGGGGCCTACTCTGACTACAG CGCTCTGCTGAAGACATCGTGTGACACCCCTCTTTCTGCAGATGACGTTGACTGA
- the ZDHHC23 gene encoding palmitoyltransferase ZDHHC23 isoform X1, whose amino-acid sequence MEEPLCCCEYVDRRGERNHLAACCCDCEDLDEGCERWLTCKSLPPGALERIADTVADRVRVPWFAGAVKIKVSLVPPLVLLPVFLHVAALHFLLGLVILTSLPVVVLWYYYLTHRRKERTLFFLSLGLFSLGYMYYVFLQEVVPRGHVGHSQVVALTGGLVLMLAALSRAKKDPGYLPIPASDEKSSQRGLPNKGVRGSSNGLHGVTPSGAAGSRAVNGETKGYSRVSAEEPEGVKKDWCMKCQLVRPARAGHCRLCGRCVRRLDHHCVWINSCVGEQNHQAFILALSFFMLTSVYGITLTLHTVCRGRTPFVALFYCPGAYSDYSSALSFTCVWYCAIVTAGMGYILLIQLLNISYNVTEREARLALRDNTGRRLLGGLVIDTGQYNRGFLCNWGHFLSLGSSPPQRSAEDIV is encoded by the exons ATGGAGGAGCCGCTCTGCTGCTGCGAGTACGTGGACCGGAGAGGCGAGAGGAACCACCTGGCGGCGTGTTGTTGCGACTGCGAGGACCTGGACGAGGGCTGCGAGAG GTGGCTGACGTGCAAATCCCTGCCGCCGGGAGCTCTGGAAAGAATCGCCGACACCGTCGCGGACCGGGTGCGGGTCCCTTGGTTCGCGGGGGCCGTGAAGATCAAGGTCAGCCTCGTGCCGCCCCTCGTTCTGCTGCCGGTCTTTCTCCACGTCGCGGCTCTGCACTTCCTGCTGGGGCTCGTTATCTTGACCTCTCTGCCCGTGGTCGTGCTGTGGTATTACTACCTCACCCACAGGAGGAAGGAGCGGACTCTCTTCTTCTTGAGCCTGGGGCTCTTCTCCTTGGGCTACATGTACTATGTGTTTCTCCAGGAGGTGGTTCCCCGAGGACACGTGGGGCATTCCCAGGTGGTCGCTCTCACGGGCGGGTTAGTTCTGATGCTGGCAGCCCTGTCTCGAGCCAAGAAAGACCCCGGCTACCTTCCCATCCCAGCAAGCGACGAGAAGTCATCTCAACGGGGTTTGCCCAACAAGGGTGTTAGAGGGAGCTCCAACGGGCTCCACGGCGTCACCCCATCGGGAGCCGCCGGCAGCCGGGCTGTGAATGGGGAGACCAAAGGCTATTCCAGGGTGTCAGCGGAGGAGCCGGAAGGCGTGAAAAAGGACTGGTGCATGAAATGCCAGCTGGTCAGACCGGCCCGAGCAGGGCACTGCCGGCTTTGTGGCAGGTGTGTAAGGAGACTGGACCATCACTGTGTCTG gATTAACAGCTGCGTAGGGGAGCAGAACCACCAAGCGTTCATCCTTGCACTCTCCTTCTTCATGCTCACCTCTGTGTATGGGATTACGCTGACCCTACACACCGTCTGTAGGGGCCGAACTCCATTTGTGGCGCTGTTCTACTGCCCCGGGGCCTACTCTGACTACAG ctctgctctgtcgTTCACCTGTGTGTGGTACTGTGCCATTGTAACAGCTGGCATGGGATACATCCTCCTTATCCAGCTGTTGAACATCAGCTACAACGTGACCGAGAGGGAAGCTCGGCTGGCTCTGCGGGACAACACTGGGCGCAGGCTCCTGGGTGGGTTAGTGATAGACACTGGCCAGTATAACAGGGGTTTCCTATGCAACTGGGGCCATTTCTTGAGCCTGGGGTCTTCTCCTCCACAGCGCTCTGCTGAAGACATCGTGTGA